DNA from Arthrobacter sp. StoSoilB19:
ATTGACACCCACGTAGAGCACACTTAGGGCCGTGATGTTGTCAAGCAGGTCGAGTGACTGCAGGATCAGGTATACGGGGATGATGGATGCCGCGACGGGCATGAATCTTGTCGAAATGAAGAAGAGAAGAGCGTCGCGTACTTTGACCACTGGACGGATGCTCAGGGCGTAGGCCGCAGGGATAGCCAGCATTAGCACTATCACGGTCGATACCAGCGAGGCGCTGAACGAGTTGATCAAATATGGTGCCATTTCGCTGGAGAATACGGCCTGGAAGTTCTCCATCGTCCAGTCAGCAAAGAAGGTAGGCGGGCTTGTCGCGGCTTGGGTCTCTGGTTTGAAGGACGTGAGAATCATCCAGAGGACGGGGAAGAAGAAGAGCATCACAAAGCACCAGGTCATAAGAGTTACGGCCGACCCCCGAATGCGCTTCTTGGCGCGGCCGGACTGTGCAACGACGCGAGTGGTGCGTGCATTGGTCGAAGTGACGGAGGATATCATTTCGTTCCTTCCGTGAAGATCTTAAACAGCGTGCGAAGGGCGACACTTGCTATGAGGAGGGTGATTGTGACCGTGACAACCCCGTACGCGGCGGCCTCACCGACTTCGAGGCCGACGAATGCACGCTCGTAAATTAGATACGCAAGGGTTTTTGTTCCGCCAGTACCACGCGTCATGATGGCGATTGGGTCGAAGACCTGCACAAGTTGGATCGACCCCAGCAGTACAGCGATTTCGATGTACTGCCGGAGGTGCGGGAGGGTAACGAAGGCAAAGGTCCGGAAGGGTCCGGCCCCATCGACAGCTGACGCCTCGAGCACCTCTTTCGACTGAGACTGCAGCCCGGCAAGGATGATCAGCATGAAGAATGGCGTGTACTGCCAGGCGAGCACCATGATGACCGTAACGACTGGGATATCGGTGTTCCATGCTACGGGCGGGATGCCTGCCAGCCCGGTGAACCAGTTGACTATGCCGGTGCTTGCTTCAAGCATGGACCACTTCCAGATCAATGCTGCAGCGGCAGGCATGATAAGAAACGGCGTGATAAGGAGTGTACGAGCTAAGGCTCGACCTCGGAAGGGGCGATCGAGCAACACAGCGAGCACCAGACCGAAGAAGCATGAGAGCAATACAGCAGCCGCCGTGATAAGGGCTGTGTTGAACAACGAAGATAAAAACACGCCGTTAGAGAAAACGGTCACATAATTCGCGAAGCCCGCAAAGCCTTGCTGAGTGGGTTTCAGCAGATTCCAGGACTGGAACGAGTAGTAGATCGTAAACAGGAAAGGGAGCTGGGTGAGAACGATCGACACCGTGAGGGCTGGCCAGAGCAGTGCCCGAGCAAGTCCGATACCTCTCCTACTGGTAGCACGAGGGGTTTTAACTACGATCTTGTCGTCATCGGGGCCCTCAGAGGGAGGATCGGCGAGCGGGATAGTAAGGGAAGTCATTGGTCTCGTCTTCGAGGGTTTTGGAGAGGGTCCCGAATGCTTCGGGACCCTCTCGCACGATTGCTATTTGTGGGCGTCGCCCGCGGCTTGGGCGATTTTCTCCGAGTTCGCCAAGAATGTGTCAACATCAGTCTTGCCGGATATAACGTCGGCGAACCCTTGGGAGATTTGGTTGCCTATGTCTTGGAACTCCGGAATACCGACGTATTGCACGCCGACCCAGTTCTGGGGCTCAGTTCCGGGTTGCAGCGTGTTGACGTTGAGCATTACTTCTTTCGTCAGCGGGGCGAAGGAACCTGCGGCTTTGAGGTACTCAGGGATGGAGTAGGTTGATTCCCGGGTTCCAGGAGGAGCCTGGGTCCAGCCGATTTTTTCACCCACCAGCTTCACGTACTCCTTTGAAGTCGCCCATGAGATGAAGTCCCATGCAGCATCCTGCTTTTTTGAAGTTGCGGGGATAGCGAGATTCCACGACCAGAACCAGCCAGACTCGGCGGTCTTTTTGGTGGGTGCGTGTACGTAGCCCACCTTGCCGGCTATTTTTGAAGTAGCTGGGTCTTCAACGACTCCACCGGCCGACGTTGAGTCGTACCACATTGCCGCTTTTCCTTGCGTGAAAAGATTGAGAGACTCTGCGAAACCATACGAGACCGGGTCCGGCTGTCCAGCCGACTTCAGCAGATTGACGTAAAACTTCGTCGCTTCGGTGAACGCTGGAGAGGTGAGCTTGGCATTCCAGTCTTTATCGAACCACTGACCGCCGAAGGTGTTGACTACCGTGTTTAGGGGCGCCAGGGACTCGCCCCATCCTGGTTTGCCTCGGAGGATAATTCCCGAAACGCCCTTGGCGGGGTCGTTCAGAGTGGCGGCGAGGCTGGCAACCTGGTCCCAGGTGGGGTGTGCAGGCATAGTCAAGCCAGCAGCTTCGAAGAGGTCCTTTCGATACATCAGGAAGGAAGACTCGCTGTAGAACGGGGCTGAGTACATTTTCCCTTCGTATGAGCTGCCATCCCGTACCGGCTGGAAGATGTCGTTGACGTCGTAGCCGTCGGTCTTTTCTGCGCGGGCGCCAATGTCAGAGAGCCAACCGTTCGCGGCCCAGATTGGAGTCTCGTAGGCTCCGATCGTGACGACGTCATACTGGCCTCCCTTCGTGGCGACGTCTTTGGTGACGGCGTCACGAAGATCGCTCTCCTCGAGGAAAGTGAATTTCACCTTGATACCCGGGTGGGACTTTTCAAATTCCGGAGCAAGCTTCTCCATGTCTTTCATCTGGGAGAAGCTTGGCGTGGCGAGATTAAGGGTGACGTCGCCAGTCGTTCCGCCGCTGCCTCCGGCGCCGGTGCAGGCCGTAAGTAATGCGGCGGTAAACACCGCTGAGAGGCTGCTAGCGGCGATTTTTGTGAAGCGTAGGTTCTTCATTGAATCCTCTCTACGTGCAGGGCAGGCGCCCTCGTGCTGTCACGATACTGGGAAAAGACTGTAATAACAATCACTATTTTGAAGCTCTTTCATAATATGAAATACGACTGCCTGCGAAGCAAGGAATTTGGGCTCCAAGCCGCACGGATTGCCCAGCTCTGACCACCCGGACCGGAGAGGGGGAGAAGGTCGAACAGACAACTGGGAAGGCCGCCTTTTCTGCTGCCCGGACCGGTTCATCGGCGTCGGCGCCCATCCCCGGTATCGGGGCCCGTGCTCACCGTCACCGGTTCGGACCATGTCGATGCAGCAAGAGCCAGGCAGGGCCTTGAAAAGGCCCATATCACTCTCCACTGGCGGAGGAGATTTTCGCCTGGCCTTGGGAAACACCTCAAGGCGTTACGGGCCGCAACTTGGTTGGCAGGAGACTCTTCAAGCCGCCTTGAGTGCCTCCCATGCGGATGCATGCGCCAGCAGCCTCGCCATTTTCGTTAGCTTTCACACGCTCGTGCGCCACCAAAAGCCACATTTGTGGTGTGGTATAACTCCACGCCCTAGGCTGCATGGGGATGCTCTGCGGGACCAGCGGAGGGAACAGGATTGCGGTGTCAGAGTCCCTTGCCCGAGGGCGAAACAATAATCTTTACGGCAGTCTCGCCATGGTGGATCAAGGTGTTAAAGCCCTCTTGGATCAGCCCGTCAAGGCCGATCCTATGCGTCACGAACGGCTCAAGGTCAATCCTTCCCGAACCCAGCAGTTCGATGACGGCGGGGTAGGAATTGACGTACGCGAAGGCACCACGTAGATCGATTTCCTTTACGACAAGTTTAAATAAGTCGATGGCCGCCCGATTTCCCCAAATTCCGATAACGACTAGGGTTCCGGCCGGGCGGACAGCGTCAATAAGGGTGTCCAGAACTGCTTGTGCACTGCTGCACTCAAATGCCACGTCGGCGCCCCGGCCCTTGGTTAGCCGGCGCACTTCCTCGGCTACGTCGACCTCCCTCGGGTCCAAAACGTGATCGGCGACCCCCGCGTCCGAGGCCTTCTTCCGGCGCAGGGAACTGAGCTCTGAAACGATGACGGTGACGCCCAAAGCCTTTAGCAGGGCGGACGTCAGCAGACCGATCGGGCCGGCGCCCCCAACGAGGGCAACCTGTCCGGCTTTAGCCCCGGATCGCTCTACGGCGTGGTATCCCACGGACAGCGGTTCGATCAGAGCGGCGTGGTCAAGGGGGACAGAGTCGGGGATGGGGTGCACCCAGCGGCGTGGAACCGCGATTTTCTCTGCGAGCCCGCCGCCTCCGCCGCTTAGGCCGATTACACCTAAGCCTTCTGAAAGGTGATAATCCGTGCTGTCAGGTCCGGTATTGATGTCGTCGCGTGCGATATATGGTTCCACCGCGACTCGCTGGCCTGGGACAACATCGTCTACGCCCTGACCTACTGCGTATACGGTTCCCGCGAACTCGTGGCCCAAGGTAACAGGCAAAGATTCTCCGGACGCAGGGTGTCGCTCACCGGGCTGGGGACAAAAAATGGGTCCCTCAAGGTACTCGTGGAGGTCGGTGCCGCAAATGCCGCACCATGCGACATCAATACCTACGGTGCCTGGCGCCACGTCCGGCTCAGGAACGTCATCGATCTGAATATTCCCGCGGCCGTAATAGCGTGCTGCTCTCATAATTTTCCTCGTTATGGTCCTGCGCCGACGGCGCTAAGGGATAGGGGAGTTGGTGGGGTGGGCTGCGTTGTTCGGAACCCATCGGGGAAGCTGTTGTCGTCAAATCGGAAAAGTATCGAAGCAGAGTCGGGCTATGCCTGTTGTTGCTAACTGCCGGTCAACTGGCCCTCGCCGCAGGTCGTAGTGCCTGGCTGGACATGCTTTACAACAAGTTTCGGGTAAATGCGCAACTTAGCTCGCCCCAACGCCCAATGCCGTCGGCGGGGAGTTGGGGGTATACGCTAAAGGAGCTGAGGGCTTCCGATAAATGCTTCACTCAGACGCAACCGCATCCGCGCCACAGCGTAACGGATACATTTGCTACTCAGCAAGGAAAATGCAGGGCCAAACTCTTCAAAATCGGTTCCATCGTGCAGAAACCTCTACTGGCCCCTAGAAGTTTGGCGGTGGCCGCAAGGGCACAAACGCTTCAAGAACCCTGGCCCACCACTGCTGTTGGCTCGATAGGGCACGTGCGCCTCAGTTGACGCTGAGTGTGGCGGTAATTTCAGCGAGCTTGGCGATAAGGTCTTGCTCCGTATCCACAAACCTGGTGGAAGGCGATGAGATCGTAATGCAGGCAACTACGTGCTCGGCCTGAAAGATCGGAAAGCAAACGCAGTCCACTCCGAGTTGAAACTCTTGTCGATCGAAAGAATAACCCCGCTCACGTATTGCTTCGAGTTCCTGGCGGAATTCTTTCTTCTTTGTGATGGTGTTCGGGGTGAGAGGCGTAAAGCGCATCCGCTCTATTGCTGCCTCCCGGACATCCACTGGTGCGAAAGCTAACAGCAATTTGCCGCTGGCACGAGCATGAACATTGTCGGAGTAGCCGGTGTCCAAACCGACAACGCGGACTGCATGGGCACCTTCTGCGGTGGCCAGCACCTTCACAGCGCCACCGCGCCAGACGCTCAGATAGGTGGTTTCCCCAGTGCTTTGCGCCAGGGAGTTGATGGCCCGTGCATAGCTGGCCGGTACAACGTCCGCCCGCGCATACGCGTCGGAGATGATCGCCGCCCTCGGTCCAAGACGGAAGTAGCGCCGATCGTCCTTTGTCACCATACCCTCAGCCGCAAGCGTGGTGAGCAGGTGGTAAGTAGTGGGGAGGGACAGTCCGAAGCGCTCGGACACCTGTTTGGCTTGAAGGCCCTCAGATTCAGCCACAGCAAGCAGAATCTGCACCGCACGGCTAACCGACTGAATGCGGGTCTGACTTTTGAGGTCGGGATCTCCCATATTTGTAACCACAGCCCTAGTGTACCTTTCACTATATTGAATTGCTTCATGTCCCGTTCCGTGGTGCCGTCTGGACGCCCTGCGTTCGGGTTCCTGCCTTGTCGCATGCAGCCCTTGTGCTGCGGCCGCCGCAACTTGGCCACTTCACCGGGGCAGGGGTCGCCGACAGGGTTCACAAGGGCCTGCAAACCAACCGCCCCCTGTGGGCAAGCGTCCCCGCTACGCGCGCCCAGCTCCACCTTTTCGTTGTGCTGCGGTTCACATGTCGCGCATATGGCGCTACTATTTGAAATGAATTCAAGATAGAGACAAGGCTACTCCCGCAATCCTGCCAGCTGCCGTCACTGAGAAAGCAATGATGCTCCATGACTAGACCTCTGACATATCGTGCCGTAGTTAACTTGGACGGCCTCCCGTGCGAGGGTGCTGCGAACAGGGACCAGCAGTCGGAACTACACCCCCGACTTGGGCAAGAGGATTCTGTGCGAGGACTCCTTGGCCAGGGCCGCCCTCCGGGCTGGTCCTGGGAACACGCTGCCTGATTCTCGAAAGCAGCGCGGAAATCAGCACACCTGCGCGAACGCTCCGAAATTTTGGGCGCCAGAAGCAGCAACGATACGACGCATTTGTCGGCAGGAAGGATGCAGATGCAAGAGGGACAGATTGTAGTGGTCACGGGGATCTCCAAGGGGATCGGGAGGGCTATCGCACTGCGCGCAGCAGCCCAAGGGGCTTGCGTGGCAGGCATCCACCGTGGAAGTGACCCGGAAGCTACCGAGCATCTCTCAGCGGAAATCTCGGCAGCCGGTGGCACACCGCTGATCTTGACAGGCGACACCGGGTCGACATCGGATGTCGACCGCCTGGCTGACGCTGTCTCCGATCGTTTCGGCGGCATCGACGTGTGGATCAATAACGCGGCCGCCCTTCTGGTCCAGCCATTTCTGTCTATGACAGATGACGACTGGATGGCCATCATCAATTCGAATTTGATGGGGTATATCAGAGGTGCACGTGCGGCTGCCGCCGTCATGGTTCCGGCGGGGCGCGGAAGCATAGTAAACATCAGCTCGGTAGTGGCTGATCAACCACCCACTGAAATGACAGGATACGTGGTCGCCAAGGGTGGCATCTCGGGCCTGACTCGCTCGTTGGCTGTCGAACTTGGCCCCTTGGGCGTGACAGTAAATTCTGTCGCGCCCGGTGCCACCGAGACGCCGCTGAACACCGATAGCTGGACTGAGGATGTGCGTGCGACCTATCGCGACCGTATTCCCCTGGGCCGCATCGCCACCCCGGAGGAGATTGCCGATGTCGCCTTGTTCTTCGCATCCGAGGCGGCACGATATGTAACCGGTCAGACGGTTTCAGTGGATGGTGGCCTCCTGCTCAACGGTTCCGTCGGTCACAAACGACTTGCCGCGGCGGAGCCGGCGAAATGACCGTAGTTCTGGAAAATGAGCACGTAGAACTGGTGATGGATCCCGAAAGGGGAGGAGAAATAGTACGCTTCGCCCGCCCGGGTGAAGCCAACGGGCTGGCGCACTATGCGTGGACGACCCCGAACCCGCCCGATCAAAATATCCGTTACGGATCCACCGAACTCGACTGGTTGGCCGGGTACCGTGGCGGATGGCAGGTGCTGTTCCCGAATGCTGGAGCGGAATGCCTCGTTGACGGCCTCCCGGTCGCCTTCCATGGGGAGGGCTCAATCTCCCGGGCACAGGTGATCGAACAAACCGCCACCTCGTGCACAATATCGATTGGCTCCCGGCTTCCTCTCGAGCTGACCAGAACCGTCCGGATCCTGGAAGATTCCCCTACCGTGCAGGTCGAAGATGCAGTCCACAACATAGGAATCGGGCCTGCCTCTTTTATCTGGGGCCATCACCCGGTGTTTCCCCTCACGGAAGGAAGCGTGATTGACGCGCCACCATCGACGGTTAAGGTGGAACCCAGCAAAGCGGGGGGCCATCTGCTCCAATCCGGGCAGTGGCCACGACTCAGTGGCCAAGACGGAACGTGGGAAGACCTGAGCCGTTCTCCTGGAGAGCAGACCGAGCGGTTGGTGTACCTTCAGGACCTCCCCGAAGGGTGGGCGGCGCTTCGTCATCCGGACGCGGGCTCCCCAAGCATAGCGATGGCGTGGGATGTCAATGCGTATCCACACCTTTGGTTGTGGACTCTCGACGGGGCTGACGGGTTCCCTTGGTACGGGCGTGCCCGGATGATAGGGATTGAACCCCAGCGCGCTTGGCCCTTCGACGGGCTGAAAGGAGCGATCGACCGCGGCCAGGCCTTAACCCTCGGGCCCGGGGGTGCGCAGTCATCCTGGTTCACTCTGACTCTGCTCCCTGGGGGAGAAAAGCCAGTGATTGGCATGGATCAGGACGGAACGGTGCACCATGACTGACCGGATCACCGCGGCCGAGGCATGGCTGGTACACCTGCCCATGCCCTACGAACTGGTGCTCGGGCCCATAACCTACAAAACCCGCGACTACGTCGTCCTGCGGTTGACGACCGCATCAGGGCTCACGGGTGTGGCGGTGGGCTACACACGACACACCCCCTTGATCGAAGCCCTCGAAATCCTGGTCCCCCAGATAAAGGGCCTCGGACTTGAGCCAGGCGAGGTGCAGCGCACCCTGAAAGGCCGTTTCTCTCCTGGATGGGGCTCGCTCGTCCGGGCAGCATCTCTGATCGACATAGCCCTATGGGACATAAATGCCAAGGCCAGACAGCAATCGCTGGAAGACTTCATGGGAACGCGGAACGAGCCCGTCCCGTTGATGGCGGTCGCCGGCTATTTCCTGGAAGCCAGAGGAAAGTCGGCCGTTGTGGAGGAAATCGAGCGTTTTGTCGCCGAGGGCTACACGACCATCAAGCTCATCATCCCTGGCCATAACCTGGAGCACGACCTGGACCTGATCGGCGACATCAACCAGATCCTTCCATCCGGGGTCACGCTCGCAGCTGATTTCCATGGAGCCTTTCACTCCGTCGACGAGGCAGTGCAATACAGCGAAGGCTTGTCAGATTGCGGACTCCGGTTCATCGAGGACGCCTTTCCAAGCTACGAGAGCGATATGGTGTCGGCCTTCGCAAGAGCCGCAGGCACACCTGCCGCTGCAGGTGAAGATGTAATGACCCCGGCGGCACACCGCGCGCTGTTGGACGGCGGCGTCAGTTACCTTCGGGCGGACGCGACAGCCACCGGCGGATACACCGCCGCTATGAAGAGTGTCGCCGCCGCGGAAGACGCGGCAGCCTGGGTCGCCCCTCATGTTTGGCCCCATATCCACCACCCGCTCTCACACACTTCAAGTCGTGTCGCAATGATCGAAACCATCCCCCGATACGTAGGAGCCGACCCTATCGTCGACCTCCTTCTGGAGGATCTGCCCATTGTTGACGGCAAATGGTCACCGCCCCAGCACGAAGGTCTGTACCTTCCCCTGGACTGGGCCCGCGTCGAGGCGTTGGCCAGTGTTTCTCGCACCTGGGCGCTCTGAAAAGACCCACGCCCGCACCGTTCCACTGAAAATCCCATCTCAAAGAAGAGGTAAAGCAATGAAAATCGGAATCCTGACCGCACTGTTCGACGCCAAGCCGCTGGACGAGGTAGCAAATTATGTAGCTGATCTCGGCTACGAAGCGGTCGAACTCACCACCTGGGCAGGCTCTGGCCATTTCGATCTCGATCAGGCCATCTCAGACCCGCAGTACAGCCGAAATTTGAAGAAGATGTTGAACTCGCGAGGACTGTCCATCTCGGCTCTCTCGGACCACCTGTCAGCACAGCAGGTGCTTCCGCCCAAGGACGCCAGTTTCGATGACTGGTCGCCGACAACCGACAAGCAGGAGATGTTCGAATACGGGAAGCAGCACCTACTGAACACCGCACGAGCGGCATCAGATCTTGAAATCCCGGTGGTCAACGGCTTCTTTGGCTCGACCGTCTGGGGCTCCTGGTACACCTGGCCTCCGAAGCACCTGGAGCTTTACAACGAAGGCTGGGACCTCTTTGTGGAGCGTTGGAATCCCATCCTGGATGAATTCGCCAAACTCGGGGTGAAGTTCGCCCACGAGGTCCACCCGACCGAGATCGCTTACAACATCACCACAGCCCAGACTGCTGTCGAGAAGCTTGGTCGTGACGACTGGGGTTTCAATTTCGATCCCAGCCATTTCATCTGGCAGCAGATCGACCCTGTCGTCTTCATTAAGACCTTCGG
Protein-coding regions in this window:
- a CDS encoding carbohydrate ABC transporter permease — protein: MISSVTSTNARTTRVVAQSGRAKKRIRGSAVTLMTWCFVMLFFFPVLWMILTSFKPETQAATSPPTFFADWTMENFQAVFSSEMAPYLINSFSASLVSTVIVLMLAIPAAYALSIRPVVKVRDALLFFISTRFMPVAASIIPVYLILQSLDLLDNITALSVLYVGVNLPIAVWMMRSFFSEVPIEIVEAGQIDGANLRTELFRIVLPVVLPGVAAAGLICFIFAWNEYFLANLLTSSMARTAPPFLSSFVDGRGLFLSVLSAASTVAVLPVVIAGWFAQKQLVRGLAMGAIK
- a CDS encoding sugar ABC transporter permease, producing MTSLTIPLADPPSEGPDDDKIVVKTPRATSRRGIGLARALLWPALTVSIVLTQLPFLFTIYYSFQSWNLLKPTQQGFAGFANYVTVFSNGVFLSSLFNTALITAAAVLLSCFFGLVLAVLLDRPFRGRALARTLLITPFLIMPAAAALIWKWSMLEASTGIVNWFTGLAGIPPVAWNTDIPVVTVIMVLAWQYTPFFMLIILAGLQSQSKEVLEASAVDGAGPFRTFAFVTLPHLRQYIEIAVLLGSIQLVQVFDPIAIMTRGTGGTKTLAYLIYERAFVGLEVGEAAAYGVVTVTITLLIASVALRTLFKIFTEGTK
- a CDS encoding sugar ABC transporter substrate-binding protein; translation: MKNLRFTKIAASSLSAVFTAALLTACTGAGGSGGTTGDVTLNLATPSFSQMKDMEKLAPEFEKSHPGIKVKFTFLEESDLRDAVTKDVATKGGQYDVVTIGAYETPIWAANGWLSDIGARAEKTDGYDVNDIFQPVRDGSSYEGKMYSAPFYSESSFLMYRKDLFEAAGLTMPAHPTWDQVASLAATLNDPAKGVSGIILRGKPGWGESLAPLNTVVNTFGGQWFDKDWNAKLTSPAFTEATKFYVNLLKSAGQPDPVSYGFAESLNLFTQGKAAMWYDSTSAGGVVEDPATSKIAGKVGYVHAPTKKTAESGWFWSWNLAIPATSKKQDAAWDFISWATSKEYVKLVGEKIGWTQAPPGTRESTYSIPEYLKAAGSFAPLTKEVMLNVNTLQPGTEPQNWVGVQYVGIPEFQDIGNQISQGFADVISGKTDVDTFLANSEKIAQAAGDAHK
- a CDS encoding 2,3-butanediol dehydrogenase yields the protein MRAARYYGRGNIQIDDVPEPDVAPGTVGIDVAWCGICGTDLHEYLEGPIFCPQPGERHPASGESLPVTLGHEFAGTVYAVGQGVDDVVPGQRVAVEPYIARDDINTGPDSTDYHLSEGLGVIGLSGGGGGLAEKIAVPRRWVHPIPDSVPLDHAALIEPLSVGYHAVERSGAKAGQVALVGGAGPIGLLTSALLKALGVTVIVSELSSLRRKKASDAGVADHVLDPREVDVAEEVRRLTKGRGADVAFECSSAQAVLDTLIDAVRPAGTLVVIGIWGNRAAIDLFKLVVKEIDLRGAFAYVNSYPAVIELLGSGRIDLEPFVTHRIGLDGLIQEGFNTLIHHGETAVKIIVSPSGKGL
- a CDS encoding IclR family transcriptional regulator is translated as MVTNMGDPDLKSQTRIQSVSRAVQILLAVAESEGLQAKQVSERFGLSLPTTYHLLTTLAAEGMVTKDDRRYFRLGPRAAIISDAYARADVVPASYARAINSLAQSTGETTYLSVWRGGAVKVLATAEGAHAVRVVGLDTGYSDNVHARASGKLLLAFAPVDVREAAIERMRFTPLTPNTITKKKEFRQELEAIRERGYSFDRQEFQLGVDCVCFPIFQAEHVVACITISSPSTRFVDTEQDLIAKLAEITATLSVN
- a CDS encoding SDR family NAD(P)-dependent oxidoreductase is translated as MQEGQIVVVTGISKGIGRAIALRAAAQGACVAGIHRGSDPEATEHLSAEISAAGGTPLILTGDTGSTSDVDRLADAVSDRFGGIDVWINNAAALLVQPFLSMTDDDWMAIINSNLMGYIRGARAAAAVMVPAGRGSIVNISSVVADQPPTEMTGYVVAKGGISGLTRSLAVELGPLGVTVNSVAPGATETPLNTDSWTEDVRATYRDRIPLGRIATPEEIADVALFFASEAARYVTGQTVSVDGGLLLNGSVGHKRLAAAEPAK
- a CDS encoding enolase C-terminal domain-like protein → MTDRITAAEAWLVHLPMPYELVLGPITYKTRDYVVLRLTTASGLTGVAVGYTRHTPLIEALEILVPQIKGLGLEPGEVQRTLKGRFSPGWGSLVRAASLIDIALWDINAKARQQSLEDFMGTRNEPVPLMAVAGYFLEARGKSAVVEEIERFVAEGYTTIKLIIPGHNLEHDLDLIGDINQILPSGVTLAADFHGAFHSVDEAVQYSEGLSDCGLRFIEDAFPSYESDMVSAFARAAGTPAAAGEDVMTPAAHRALLDGGVSYLRADATATGGYTAAMKSVAAAEDAAAWVAPHVWPHIHHPLSHTSSRVAMIETIPRYVGADPIVDLLLEDLPIVDGKWSPPQHEGLYLPLDWARVEALASVSRTWAL
- a CDS encoding sugar phosphate isomerase/epimerase gives rise to the protein MKIGILTALFDAKPLDEVANYVADLGYEAVELTTWAGSGHFDLDQAISDPQYSRNLKKMLNSRGLSISALSDHLSAQQVLPPKDASFDDWSPTTDKQEMFEYGKQHLLNTARAASDLEIPVVNGFFGSTVWGSWYTWPPKHLELYNEGWDLFVERWNPILDEFAKLGVKFAHEVHPTEIAYNITTAQTAVEKLGRDDWGFNFDPSHFIWQQIDPVVFIKTFGNRILHVHAKDFEVQEDEIRRDGVLSTGSWRNMHRAARYRVVGWGQVPWKRVITALLEVGYDYVMSYEHEDPVMSERDGAEKAIDYLRPLIVKEPMDPEAHHFWLV